One genomic window of Candidatus Bathyarchaeum sp. includes the following:
- a CDS encoding 50S ribosomal protein L23 produces the protein MDAYKTICYPVMTEVTSRILETENKLVFIVSKKATKADIRRAVEELYDVDVQSVNSTITPDGEKKAFVRLTPEFKASDLAIKLGIL, from the coding sequence ATGGATGCATACAAAACTATCTGTTATCCAGTTATGACTGAAGTGACCAGCAGAATTCTTGAAACAGAAAATAAGCTGGTTTTCATTGTCAGCAAAAAAGCTACTAAAGCAGACATTAGACGAGCCGTAGAAGAACTTTATGATGTGGACGTTCAAAGCGTTAACTCTACCATCACGCCTGATGGTGAAAAAAAGGCTTTTGTCAGGTTAACTCCTGAATTCAAAGCGTCTGATCTTGCAATCAAACTAGGCATCCTCTAA
- a CDS encoding VTT domain-containing protein has translation MPTSTRFLSVIVFLLVIAASAVLFIFPELVYDILIIVIESFQAGGLPLLFGMMVIQAIAIPIPSELVLIAGGLAFPFPFGWLTGAAGSIVAAIVSFYISKKGGRGLAIKLVGENGIQFADNWFNRWGSWAILLGRFTPFIPFDAISYSAGLTTMKLKSFLIPTIIGTFPRTLFYTYLGTYFGLTFDELIEAYRATGEIPLELQSMVSQFNYVLLGVVAVIGVIFIVYTLVTRRYSKGTEN, from the coding sequence ATGCCCACATCTACCAGATTTCTTTCAGTTATTGTTTTTTTGTTAGTCATTGCCGCTTCTGCGGTTTTGTTTATTTTTCCAGAACTTGTTTATGACATTTTAATCATAGTAATCGAGTCATTTCAAGCAGGAGGATTACCCCTCCTATTTGGAATGATGGTTATACAAGCAATAGCAATTCCAATTCCCTCTGAACTGGTTTTAATTGCAGGAGGCTTAGCATTTCCATTCCCCTTTGGATGGCTTACTGGCGCAGCAGGCTCTATAGTTGCAGCCATTGTCAGTTTTTACATCTCAAAAAAAGGCGGCAGAGGTCTGGCAATCAAACTAGTAGGAGAAAACGGGATACAATTTGCAGACAACTGGTTTAACAGATGGGGAAGCTGGGCCATACTTCTAGGAAGATTTACACCCTTCATACCATTTGATGCAATATCTTACAGTGCAGGCTTAACAACAATGAAATTGAAAAGTTTCCTCATCCCTACGATAATTGGCACATTTCCACGAACATTATTCTACACATATTTAGGAACCTACTTTGGTCTAACATTTGATGAACTTATAGAAGCATACCGAGCAACTGGAGAGATACCCCTTGAACTTCAAAGCATGGTTTCTCAGTTCAATTATGTGCTGTTGGGTGTTGTAGCTGTTATTGGTGTTATATTCATTGTGTATACTTTGGTCACTAGACGTTATTCCAAGGGCACAGAAAACTAA